The DNA sequence TTCAACTGCAGTAAAATTTCTTATGGATAATTCAAATTGGCTTATTCCAGTGCTTGGAGGATTATTAGGTGCTATATTAGCTTTAAACGTAATTAATAGCTTAAATGGGCTTATGGCTTTATGGAAAGCGAGTACTTTAGCACAAACATATGCTCAAGGAGGTTTAAATGCAGTTTTAGCTGCTAATCCAATTGGAATAGTTGTTATGGCTATTGGTCTTTTAATTGCTGCAGGAATAGCATTATATAGAAATTGGGATACTGTGAAAGCTGCAGCTATTAGTGTATTTGGTACTATAAAAAATTTTGTTGGCGGAGTAATTGATGGTATTAAAAACGGTTTTCATGGTATGGTTAATGGTGTCATATCTGGTCTTAATAAAATGATTAGAGCATTAAATGGATTAAATTTCACTGTACCTGATTGGGTTCCTGTTATAGGTGGAGGTAGTTTCGGCTTTGATATACCTACTATACCTAGTTATGCTGTAGGAACTAGATATTTGCCTAAAGACATGCTTGTTCAAGCTCATGAGGGTGAAATGATAGTTCCTAAATCTGAAAATCCGTATGCAAATAGTGGTGGTGCAGTTCTACCTAGTGGTAGTTTAATAATTCAAATTGAAAACTTTATTAATGATAGAAAGCAAAGTGTTCAAGCATTTGCTGAAGAATTAGAATTCTATAGAAAACAAATTAATTCAAGTGAAGGGAGTGTTTAGATGCTGCCTTTTTTTATTTTCAATGGTATAGATAGTTCAGACTATTTAATAGTTAAAAAGCTGCCTTCTATATTTAAAGCAGAAAAAAATATAAAGAAGATAGAGATAGAGGGAAGAGATGGGTTTCTTACTGAAGATTTTGGAACATATAAAAGTATACCCAAAAGTGTTGAATGTACTATAAAGGATACTATAGATATAGATTTCCTTTGCAGTTGGCTTGATGGTAGTGGTGAAGTTGTTTTTTCAAATGAACCAAATAAAAAATATAAAGCTACTATAATTAATCAAATTGAGTTTAAAAAAATATTTACAACATTTCATAGTTTTATAATTCAGTTTGATTGTCAGCCACATAAATATGCTTTTGATAATAATTTAATATCATTAGCATCTCCAGGAACAATTTATAATCCTTATACTGCTAATAGTAAGCCAATATTAAAAGTCTATGGTAATGGATCTATAACACTTAATATTAATAGTAATAACATTTATCTTACTAATGTAATTGATTATGTAATAATCGATAGTGAATTAGTTGATTGTTATAGAGATACTGTTTTAAAAAATAATGATATGGATGGAGAATTTCCAGAGTTTTTGCCTGGCTCAAATGCAGTAAGCTGGACTGGAACTGTAACTAAAGTTGAAATAACACCAAACTGGAGGTGGAATTAGATGATTAATGAAATAAATCATAATATA is a window from the Clostridium omnivorum genome containing:
- a CDS encoding distal tail protein Dit, coding for MLPFFIFNGIDSSDYLIVKKLPSIFKAEKNIKKIEIEGRDGFLTEDFGTYKSIPKSVECTIKDTIDIDFLCSWLDGSGEVVFSNEPNKKYKATIINQIEFKKIFTTFHSFIIQFDCQPHKYAFDNNLISLASPGTIYNPYTANSKPILKVYGNGSITLNINSNNIYLTNVIDYVIIDSELVDCYRDTVLKNNDMDGEFPEFLPGSNAVSWTGTVTKVEITPNWRWN